The following proteins are encoded in a genomic region of Mycoplasmopsis columbinasalis:
- a CDS encoding PDxFFG protein, with amino-acid sequence MSKLKFNFKTLVWPKYVISAGLLIAGVGTTIGGVFASASKSDQKLGKVNPVQGDALINRFVSDIEKDVTTKFMSGDHLREVALYDTKEDKVIYTINGQETSADVDQFLLDYFETNRELPSLNIAYGTFNFFNDYVEAVSPSEFFKFTQWFMKNVSWGPEIITLKNFSIVRGVDQNGSSIILGSHKDTNKETTVIKFYPDAFFGSLPIYSTTAGKNNAVDSLTSLVNAQYLTSEELTHLLQNAKEINSAQNINQSNRFRTLNDYTELVGAKVYAVRLQNWTDEFEKQAFNDITKAELNLIKQDFENDGFTYALLTHGQDEQEARKNLAAELKKYAEISGNFNFFKQIDPQTVQLDEKTIISVELPTFANLETDEFEQKYLKVWFQDGTTFNLFDLISSTKVKTTVGSRKVYVAKDFASFEKINSAWEFADQRYKTLKTSFDTAEQLVQTKFGIPSEKLDELTAQFKKFLEAEGEDDPNADDTMVVAENNHSKLAEKIRFLNLAEKIFFNFSKARSLFKLMQLRVEFAETDFVKTYETKFAEYAAESFEDTAKFQEKVNFVLESNKFYTTWYNKLFAVLDPFVNNKRFVSVDQNNHFIYAVDLGDLPNYLISLDTLRELSKQNALNWRDYANLNGFLRKKSSTSLFGAKNTTAAFYFYNNAQDQPLDSLKKSEQTDVLKVEESKTKLSELTAEIAQLQTQINQFNDDLTALTSTTSAYNLLKDYLTNGTSTAVALPEGYKLPGEESFEAQASEQILDFLQNSFLTNGSESFLAAYVNLALNGNQKAPDNSVARKGIETLYNEVQTKMTTTSASDLYSQIKNASKNELTTKIDVAKVELWKAQFLERSSYTYDAVFNLETLRENLRSIKTRLVNSLPTVEDYKNLRIQLETKKLEQTFTDSLIKLANVIGDATGEEVVTKYNSLRAAFESKKTQFAAQVTAKIEAEINSLSAQKAAAFLQIQYVQPTSEFGVFFAPNAQLAYTKFANHNVASTAEATELLTKSITYQQNAVVESAFANLKTAGNRNVTGIDGGAIASYATIINQWIENANNKNFTSIFAGKKDGSGTSANLSEELKNVFADSSNKLFEQVNEQTTYKDFILKYETIFLNNLQAIITNLQDPSTLTKLVTMNQQVSKKFAYWVATNPNLDSEPENSEKLVAYRYFLNTFKVYNTLMEELKSGALLNLFQSALANYKFVQTQLTAQNSVNGFFSRFVALYSIGSQVLSFLQKDYALTLDNKDYWQVGQVAANQTSDTPWSVTEATTHKPALLLNILTDIFNFDSSSKQSPADSEYKTATTTSAAVRLAHSAELFAKVVTDPDTFVTGNDPKWENRLIPFSESQLIDFVLPAFLDTLDGLANAYTKFSPFVAYHSAADTKTSLETLVAQNNAKVTQLYANDAAKTDFVQYLAQLNKITTSQATIDTIDAKLQTWLPTELPETAQQNPESESLYNAFYAVIQAVQTDYQTNGSSGETFKEIFNLQAEFEALKNQDFAREFESLTTQVSDKFTEMSRQTPAIQNYLLNYDNLMRTKLFLTEYKKVLTGNDNTKIESFKKIFNTYFSEQFNLFAQTKQAQLDAVGFNDFKHYGPDGNPIFDLGDTFSQTKIAEFGNAEATKLKQLLNLEGNQAQSLIDAKLAEIETKLTNFFTDLTPFFAQKDEIINLVKQKEAAIETYSNALNDLYKKASELIFNSSVFSGSINQEASLFLTLVLGQLTEIKNTKLTLNSLKQEIAEFTVSVEKIKTEFQAKLNEEGFNTEVYTNYLQNAFDAIYLATKPENASKFTRLDYTLYVWAGALVSGLIQADFAAANVATANSVEEAAEIAEKLKTNLSSQERTTLNNRLTELYNQDKDKLLKYYFYNALISNQSFVTANPAVNNSTFGTSYWYVANNKLLDENFEYDLKAKAAIFDDTGIGAWSDVFFTVLPSKLVTYITEVANTYGQLQTKVQKLFGAVKNYQNLFTLLLNTNLTGFEIFTRPFSAVLRNKAILEQKEDNLNKRAGQTLNFTAGNQWYYGTNQVTLLAKLKEAGVLTATNEDEVKAKIKHVNLDKFAKNGTNLELILREVEPKTEEAYVEPGYTDGYKVISVDANAKMEVVAKVADLLRELGYNKVFSPYVVNESSFRINEQGEKEKLFEIFSEDYLLLLDTVREKFPYAAEWQTGAHLERSIDANGEMTYEVKDGAYLGWNMNSRVGLWSVLKATDPNFKSLAWDFLAFVGAHEYGHHITLNGASDLGDKGSKPILVSALQPGYPPNINSYQNAEMLKLYLQARSNINVDNSPLLEFNEKGERVNEAGEYPRWQLPTFNSETGEIEYKTEDATDVFGTPDGVTDVRLAFNNDKRRFGQNFESFAAALKARQEAYGLTTDELKKHLRISDLWLLNALDPYSGTLNPSKFDGVLKVLTPTTDGKEVYLPALPENNNLNLKDRAGNLIEFVKDDKSGKRLPKVVEASDPYIPAGSRVAATDPETGWTKMTKFTKVILKNEFGEDALQLPLNVVLTDPAEIEYYNNIVIKAIKAIQAFYPSSPQIGGWDRDHSNAKIDNKVELDFTQNWPINGIFNQALTKQISAASYALAAKSYFDLVVKRQPQDAADLSAISKLKWYTLRPNGRSDYSYYSYYDLDENNKVIPLANVSNYLKTKAVDLPNQNGYTKFLDDAAVQNLTFAQFLERIAKNIEFYADDFDATTPISSKPEIWNLGANTTVFTNLYRLSSFYPEGRWNYQNGTAAFATWLDGQYVITNAGNARNIFEGAYLANLAALEKTFNFKVPPVYKIATYLSDDILSKKHLTSPLQSLFAAFGQNESAQPAIFRLITADNKVAPLNAEGFKQAAKIKIDTANLNLDKHNEMFQAFGSNQTFGAQTEFTDVATFLKFVKIDLTKAKLNTTKHRVDWDIAYVATKYSQTRFEDGLRNWLDTAKLTKDEKAGFEAMLKEANATEKAQLLANEFMKRFIASPLALVHTHYTLAQLLADPSKYWIFDANVGLDYLKLADFDVFATNNESVLRDQFNIILEQYKTKMSEYTWNQEFNPQRDLTMHQLSFLDVMLTRSKITIAPPNQLTALKPLFEANNQSEIVWVLQGILEQFGGKIKDKPDAFIESLYYSKTYRDFNQLFSDYTWSWAETINRDNLQITYAPVAKNFQNLPTALGGASESSLGVTYVINGEKAQTWNDRKVLYSSSAAAQASVKGALQDFYKTLATERQAYNYNYNQIKTPYKFVTDEDFSPQISKESSYFGKILTDNNGWYLDRWYREITDFLLYDDNGNPVEDDTIRIKNLEGGQWLTVWTPTDSSIFKTKV; translated from the coding sequence ATGAGTAAACTAAAATTTAATTTCAAAACCCTAGTTTGACCAAAGTATGTCATATCCGCAGGGTTGTTAATAGCTGGAGTAGGAACGACGATAGGTGGAGTTTTTGCTTCAGCTTCAAAATCAGATCAAAAGTTAGGAAAGGTTAATCCAGTTCAAGGAGATGCTTTAATTAATCGCTTTGTTTCAGATATTGAAAAAGATGTGACAACAAAATTTATGAGTGGTGACCACTTACGAGAAGTTGCTCTTTACGATACAAAAGAAGACAAAGTTATTTACACAATCAATGGTCAAGAAACAAGTGCTGATGTAGATCAGTTTCTTCTTGATTATTTTGAAACAAACCGCGAATTACCTTCTCTCAATATTGCATACGGAACTTTTAATTTCTTCAATGATTATGTTGAAGCTGTTTCACCATCTGAATTTTTCAAATTTACTCAATGGTTTATGAAAAATGTTTCTTGAGGTCCAGAAATTATTACACTGAAAAATTTCTCAATTGTACGTGGAGTTGACCAAAACGGTTCTAGCATAATCCTTGGTTCACACAAAGATACTAACAAAGAGACAACAGTAATCAAATTTTATCCTGATGCCTTTTTTGGTTCTTTACCAATTTATTCAACTACTGCAGGAAAAAACAATGCCGTAGATTCTTTAACTTCACTTGTAAATGCACAATATTTAACTTCTGAAGAACTCACCCACTTACTTCAAAACGCTAAAGAAATCAATAGTGCACAAAACATAAATCAAAGTAATAGATTTAGAACTTTAAACGATTACACTGAACTAGTTGGTGCAAAAGTTTATGCTGTTCGTTTACAAAATTGAACAGATGAATTTGAAAAACAAGCATTCAATGACATCACTAAAGCTGAATTAAACCTCATTAAGCAAGATTTTGAAAATGATGGTTTTACATATGCCTTACTTACGCATGGACAAGATGAACAAGAAGCTCGCAAAAATTTAGCTGCTGAGTTGAAAAAATATGCAGAAATTAGTGGTAATTTTAATTTCTTCAAACAAATTGATCCACAAACTGTGCAATTAGATGAAAAAACTATTATTTCAGTTGAATTACCAACATTTGCAAATCTTGAAACGGATGAGTTTGAACAAAAATACCTTAAAGTTTGATTCCAAGATGGAACAACATTTAATTTGTTTGATTTAATTTCAAGCACCAAAGTTAAGACAACAGTAGGGTCTCGTAAGGTTTATGTTGCGAAAGATTTTGCTTCATTTGAAAAAATTAATTCTGCATGAGAATTTGCTGACCAACGTTATAAAACCTTAAAAACATCATTTGACACTGCTGAGCAATTAGTTCAAACTAAATTTGGTATTCCGAGTGAAAAATTAGATGAATTAACAGCACAGTTTAAGAAATTTTTAGAAGCTGAAGGTGAAGACGATCCAAACGCTGATGACACAATGGTTGTCGCAGAAAACAACCATTCAAAATTAGCGGAAAAAATTCGTTTTCTTAACTTGGCTGAAAAAATTTTCTTCAATTTCAGTAAAGCGCGTTCACTCTTTAAACTTATGCAATTAAGAGTTGAATTTGCTGAAACAGATTTTGTAAAAACATACGAAACTAAATTCGCAGAATATGCTGCTGAAAGTTTCGAGGATACAGCTAAATTTCAAGAAAAGGTAAATTTTGTTCTTGAAAGCAACAAATTTTACACTACTTGATATAACAAACTTTTTGCAGTGCTCGATCCGTTCGTGAATAACAAACGATTTGTTAGTGTTGACCAGAACAATCACTTTATCTATGCTGTGGACTTAGGTGATTTACCTAACTATCTAATTTCTTTAGATACTTTACGAGAACTTAGCAAACAAAACGCTTTAAACTGAAGAGATTATGCAAATCTCAATGGTTTTTTACGCAAAAAAAGTTCTACTTCGTTATTTGGCGCTAAAAATACCACAGCTGCATTCTATTTCTATAATAATGCTCAAGACCAACCACTGGATTCGTTGAAAAAAAGCGAACAAACTGATGTACTTAAAGTTGAAGAATCGAAAACAAAACTCAGTGAACTTACAGCAGAAATTGCTCAACTTCAAACTCAAATCAATCAATTTAATGATGATCTCACTGCTTTAACCTCAACAACATCAGCTTACAATTTATTAAAAGATTACTTGACTAACGGTACTTCAACAGCTGTTGCGCTCCCAGAAGGTTACAAATTACCTGGTGAAGAGTCCTTTGAAGCACAAGCGAGCGAACAAATTCTAGATTTTCTGCAAAATTCATTCTTAACCAATGGTTCTGAATCATTTTTAGCAGCTTATGTTAATTTAGCACTTAATGGAAATCAAAAAGCTCCAGACAATTCAGTCGCACGTAAAGGTATTGAAACTCTTTACAATGAAGTTCAAACTAAAATGACCACAACTTCAGCAAGTGATCTTTACAGTCAAATTAAAAATGCAAGCAAGAATGAACTTACAACAAAAATTGATGTGGCCAAAGTTGAACTTTGAAAAGCACAGTTTTTAGAAAGATCTTCTTACACTTATGATGCAGTCTTTAATTTAGAAACATTGAGAGAAAACTTGCGAAGTATCAAAACGCGTTTAGTTAATTCATTGCCAACTGTTGAAGACTATAAAAACTTAAGAATTCAACTTGAAACTAAAAAACTTGAGCAAACTTTCACTGATTCACTTATTAAATTAGCAAATGTTATTGGTGATGCAACCGGTGAAGAAGTTGTGACTAAATACAACAGTTTGCGCGCTGCGTTTGAAAGCAAAAAAACTCAATTTGCAGCTCAAGTGACTGCTAAAATTGAAGCAGAAATCAATTCTTTAAGTGCACAAAAAGCTGCTGCTTTCTTACAAATTCAATATGTACAACCAACTAGTGAATTTGGTGTCTTTTTCGCGCCGAACGCACAATTAGCTTACACAAAGTTTGCTAATCATAATGTTGCTAGTACTGCCGAGGCAACAGAGTTACTTACAAAATCTATCACTTACCAACAAAATGCTGTAGTTGAATCTGCTTTTGCAAATCTTAAGACTGCCGGCAATAGAAATGTTACTGGTATTGATGGGGGTGCAATTGCTTCGTATGCCACAATCATCAACCAATGAATTGAAAATGCAAATAATAAAAACTTTACTTCAATTTTCGCTGGTAAAAAAGATGGTTCAGGCACAAGTGCAAATCTAAGCGAAGAGTTGAAAAATGTTTTTGCTGATAGTTCAAACAAATTGTTTGAGCAAGTGAATGAACAAACTACATATAAAGATTTCATTCTTAAGTATGAAACTATTTTTCTTAATAATTTGCAAGCTATTATCACGAATTTACAAGATCCTTCAACACTCACCAAGTTAGTAACTATGAACCAACAAGTAAGCAAAAAATTTGCTTACTGAGTTGCAACTAACCCAAACCTTGACAGTGAGCCAGAAAATTCAGAAAAATTGGTTGCATACAGATATTTCCTTAATACATTCAAGGTTTACAACACTTTAATGGAAGAGCTTAAAAGTGGCGCCTTATTAAACTTATTCCAAAGTGCTTTGGCTAACTATAAATTTGTACAAACTCAACTTACAGCACAAAATTCTGTGAATGGCTTCTTCTCTAGATTTGTTGCTCTTTACAGTATTGGTAGTCAAGTTTTAAGTTTCTTACAAAAAGATTATGCACTCACCTTGGATAATAAAGACTACTGACAAGTTGGTCAAGTTGCTGCCAACCAAACAAGTGACACACCATGAAGTGTTACAGAAGCTACAACTCACAAACCTGCGTTATTATTAAACATTCTTACTGATATTTTCAACTTTGATTCAAGTTCAAAACAAAGTCCTGCTGATAGTGAATATAAAACTGCAACTACAACTTCAGCAGCAGTTCGTTTAGCACATAGCGCTGAGTTGTTTGCTAAAGTGGTTACAGATCCAGATACTTTTGTCACAGGCAATGATCCAAAATGAGAAAACCGCCTCATTCCATTTTCTGAGTCACAACTTATTGATTTTGTGCTTCCAGCATTTTTGGATACTTTAGACGGTCTTGCTAATGCTTATACTAAATTCAGTCCTTTTGTTGCTTATCATTCTGCAGCTGATACGAAAACAAGTTTAGAGACTTTAGTGGCACAAAATAATGCAAAAGTAACACAACTTTATGCTAATGATGCTGCGAAAACTGATTTTGTACAATATCTTGCACAACTTAACAAAATTACCACAAGCCAAGCAACTATTGACACAATTGATGCTAAATTGCAAACATGGCTTCCAACCGAATTACCAGAAACTGCGCAACAAAACCCAGAGTCTGAAAGCCTTTATAATGCTTTCTACGCAGTTATTCAAGCCGTACAAACAGACTATCAAACTAATGGTTCTTCTGGTGAAACTTTCAAAGAAATTTTCAACTTACAAGCAGAATTTGAAGCACTCAAAAACCAAGACTTTGCGCGTGAATTCGAATCGTTAACTACGCAAGTAAGTGATAAATTCACGGAAATGTCACGTCAAACTCCAGCAATTCAAAATTATTTATTAAACTACGACAACCTAATGAGAACTAAATTGTTCTTAACGGAATACAAAAAAGTTTTAACTGGTAATGACAACACAAAAATTGAATCGTTCAAAAAAATATTTAATACTTACTTTAGTGAACAATTTAACTTGTTTGCACAAACAAAACAAGCTCAATTAGATGCTGTTGGTTTCAATGACTTTAAACACTATGGTCCTGATGGTAACCCAATTTTTGACTTGGGTGATACTTTTAGTCAAACCAAAATTGCTGAATTTGGTAATGCAGAAGCAACTAAACTTAAACAATTACTCAATCTTGAAGGTAATCAAGCGCAAAGTTTAATTGACGCTAAACTAGCAGAAATTGAAACCAAATTGACTAACTTCTTTACTGATTTAACCCCATTCTTTGCTCAAAAGGATGAAATTATTAACTTAGTTAAACAAAAAGAAGCAGCAATTGAAACTTATTCTAATGCTTTGAATGATTTATACAAAAAAGCTTCAGAGTTAATTTTTAATAGTTCTGTTTTTAGCGGTTCAATTAACCAAGAAGCTTCACTCTTCTTAACTTTAGTATTAGGACAACTTACCGAAATTAAAAACACTAAATTAACCCTCAATTCGCTTAAACAAGAAATTGCTGAATTTACAGTTAGTGTTGAAAAAATTAAAACTGAATTCCAAGCTAAACTTAACGAAGAAGGCTTCAACACAGAGGTATACACAAATTACTTGCAAAATGCTTTTGATGCGATTTATCTTGCAACTAAACCGGAAAACGCAAGCAAGTTTACGCGTTTAGATTACACACTTTATGTGTGAGCTGGTGCCTTGGTGAGTGGTTTGATTCAAGCAGACTTTGCTGCTGCCAATGTGGCAACTGCAAATTCAGTAGAAGAAGCGGCTGAAATTGCGGAAAAACTAAAAACAAACTTAAGTTCCCAAGAACGCACAACACTAAACAATCGTTTGACAGAACTTTACAACCAAGATAAAGACAAATTACTTAAATACTACTTCTACAATGCTTTAATTAGTAATCAAAGTTTCGTGACTGCCAATCCAGCAGTGAATAATTCTACTTTTGGAACAAGCTATTGATACGTAGCTAACAATAAATTGCTTGACGAAAACTTTGAGTACGATCTCAAAGCTAAAGCTGCCATTTTCGATGACACAGGTATTGGCGCATGATCAGATGTGTTTTTCACTGTTCTGCCTTCTAAATTGGTAACTTATATTACTGAGGTGGCAAACACCTACGGACAATTGCAAACAAAAGTACAAAAATTGTTTGGTGCGGTCAAAAATTATCAAAACTTATTTACCTTATTATTAAATACTAACCTTACTGGTTTTGAAATCTTTACTCGTCCTTTCTCAGCAGTGTTGCGGAACAAAGCTATTTTGGAACAAAAAGAAGACAATTTGAACAAACGTGCCGGTCAAACTCTTAACTTTACTGCTGGCAACCAGTGATACTATGGTACGAACCAAGTAACTTTACTTGCTAAACTTAAAGAAGCAGGTGTCTTAACTGCTACTAACGAAGACGAAGTTAAAGCCAAAATTAAGCATGTTAACCTTGATAAATTTGCTAAAAACGGTACTAACTTAGAACTCATCTTACGTGAAGTTGAACCTAAGACTGAAGAAGCTTACGTTGAACCAGGTTATACTGATGGTTACAAAGTTATTAGTGTTGATGCTAACGCCAAAATGGAAGTTGTTGCCAAAGTCGCTGATTTGCTTCGCGAATTAGGTTATAACAAAGTCTTTTCACCTTACGTGGTCAACGAAAGTAGTTTTAGAATCAATGAACAAGGTGAAAAAGAAAAATTGTTTGAAATTTTTTCAGAAGATTACTTGCTTTTACTTGATACTGTCCGTGAAAAATTCCCTTACGCAGCTGAGTGACAAACTGGCGCGCACCTTGAACGTAGTATTGATGCTAATGGTGAAATGACTTATGAAGTTAAAGATGGTGCGTACTTAGGCTGAAACATGAATTCACGTGTTGGGTTATGAAGTGTACTCAAAGCCACTGATCCTAACTTTAAATCATTAGCTTGAGATTTCTTAGCTTTTGTTGGCGCTCACGAATATGGTCACCACATTACGCTTAATGGAGCTAGTGACTTAGGAGACAAAGGTAGCAAACCAATTTTAGTTAGTGCACTTCAACCTGGCTACCCACCAAATATCAACTCATACCAAAATGCAGAGATGTTGAAGTTGTATTTACAAGCACGGAGCAACATTAACGTTGATAATAGTCCTTTACTTGAATTTAACGAAAAAGGTGAAAGAGTTAATGAAGCTGGTGAATACCCTCGTTGACAATTACCTACTTTCAACAGCGAAACTGGCGAAATTGAATACAAAACTGAAGATGCTACTGACGTTTTTGGTACACCAGATGGTGTGACCGATGTCCGTCTTGCCTTCAATAACGACAAACGTCGTTTTGGTCAAAATTTCGAAAGCTTTGCCGCTGCTCTCAAAGCGCGTCAAGAAGCATATGGTTTAACCACTGATGAACTCAAAAAACACTTGCGGATTTCAGACTTATGGTTACTCAACGCTCTTGACCCTTATTCAGGTACACTCAACCCAAGTAAATTTGATGGAGTTCTAAAAGTCTTAACTCCAACTACAGATGGTAAGGAAGTTTACCTACCTGCCTTGCCAGAAAACAACAACTTGAACCTTAAAGATCGTGCTGGTAATTTGATTGAATTTGTTAAAGATGACAAATCAGGTAAACGATTACCAAAAGTTGTTGAAGCTAGTGATCCTTACATTCCAGCTGGTAGCAGAGTGGCAGCTACAGATCCAGAGACTGGTTGAACCAAAATGACTAAATTTACCAAAGTTATTTTGAAAAATGAGTTTGGCGAAGACGCCTTACAACTACCATTGAATGTAGTCTTAACTGATCCAGCAGAAATCGAATACTACAATAATATAGTTATCAAGGCAATTAAGGCTATCCAAGCATTCTACCCAAGCTCACCGCAAATAGGCGGCTGAGATCGTGATCATTCAAATGCTAAAATTGATAACAAAGTTGAATTAGACTTCACTCAAAACTGACCAATTAATGGTATTTTTAACCAAGCACTCACAAAACAAATTTCCGCAGCTTCATACGCGTTAGCGGCTAAATCTTACTTTGATTTAGTTGTCAAAAGACAACCACAAGATGCTGCTGATTTAAGTGCTATTAGTAAATTGAAATGATACACATTAAGACCTAATGGAAGATCTGATTATTCATATTATTCATACTACGATTTAGACGAAAATAATAAAGTTATTCCACTTGCTAATGTTTCTAATTATTTAAAGACCAAGGCTGTTGATCTGCCAAACCAAAATGGGTACACTAAATTCTTAGATGATGCCGCGGTACAAAACTTAACTTTTGCTCAGTTCTTGGAACGAATAGCTAAAAACATTGAATTTTATGCTGACGATTTTGATGCCACGACGCCTATTTCAAGTAAGCCAGAAATCTGAAATCTTGGTGCCAACACCACTGTCTTTACTAATCTTTATCGATTAAGCAGTTTCTACCCAGAAGGTAGATGAAACTATCAAAACGGAACAGCTGCTTTTGCAACTTGACTAGATGGTCAGTATGTTATTACTAATGCCGGCAATGCTCGTAACATTTTTGAGGGAGCTTACCTTGCGAATCTTGCAGCACTTGAAAAAACTTTTAATTTTAAAGTGCCACCAGTTTACAAAATTGCAACATATTTAAGTGATGACATTTTGAGTAAAAAACATTTGACTTCACCATTGCAAAGTTTATTTGCTGCTTTTGGCCAAAATGAGAGTGCGCAACCAGCAATCTTTAGATTAATTACAGCTGACAACAAAGTAGCTCCACTTAACGCAGAAGGCTTTAAACAAGCAGCCAAAATTAAAATTGATACAGCTAACTTGAATTTAGATAAGCACAATGAAATGTTCCAAGCTTTTGGTTCAAACCAAACTTTTGGTGCTCAAACTGAATTTACTGATGTGGCTACATTCTTAAAATTTGTCAAAATTGATCTCACCAAAGCCAAACTTAACACAACTAAACACAGAGTTGACTGAGACATTGCTTATGTAGCAACTAAGTACAGTCAAACACGTTTTGAAGATGGTTTACGGAACTGATTAGACACTGCAAAACTAACTAAAGACGAAAAAGCTGGTTTTGAAGCAATGCTTAAAGAAGCAAACGCAACAGAAAAAGCACAATTACTTGCAAATGAATTTATGAAACGTTTCATTGCGAGTCCATTGGCTTTAGTCCACACTCATTACACACTGGCACAATTACTTGCTGATCCAAGTAAATACTGAATCTTTGATGCCAACGTGGGACTTGATTACCTTAAACTAGCTGACTTTGATGTATTTGCAACTAATAACGAAAGCGTCTTGCGTGACCAATTCAACATTATTCTTGAACAATACAAAACGAAAATGAGTGAATACACTTGAAATCAAGAGTTTAATCCACAACGTGATTTAACTATGCATCAACTTAGTTTCTTGGATGTAATGCTCACACGGAGCAAAATCACTATTGCACCACCAAACCAACTTACGGCACTCAAACCATTATTTGAAGCTAACAACCAATCAGAAATTGTGTGGGTACTCCAAGGAATCCTAGAACAATTTGGTGGCAAAATCAAAGACAAGCCAGATGCCTTTATTGAAAGTCTTTACTACTCAAAAACTTATCGTGACTTCAACCAACTTTTCAGTGACTATACTTGAAGTTGAGCAGAAACTATCAACCGTGATAACTTGCAAATCACTTACGCACCTGTAGCTAAAAACTTCCAAAACTTACCAACTGCTCTTGGTGGCGCATCGGAGTCTTCACTTGGTGTTACCTATGTAATTAATGGCGAAAAAGCACAAACTTGAAACGACCGGAAAGTGCTTTACTCAAGCAGTGCAGCAGCACAAGCCTCAGTCAAAGGCGCCTTGCAAGACTTCTACAAAACCTTAGCAACCGAGCGTCAAGCTTACAACTACAACTATAACCAAATCAAAACCCCTTACAAATTTGTTACTGACGAAGACTTTTCACCTCAAATATCAAAAGAATCATCATACTTTGGCAAAATCTTAACCGACAATAACGGTTGATACTTAGACCGTTGGTACCGTGAAATTACTGACTTCTTACTTTACGACGACAACGGTAATCCAGTTGAAGATGACACTATTAGAATTAAGAACTTGGAGGGGGGGCAGTGACTAACCGTGTGGACGCCTACTGACAGTTCTATATTCAAAACCAAGGTGTAG